One window from the genome of Oryctolagus cuniculus chromosome 1, mOryCun1.1, whole genome shotgun sequence encodes:
- the LOC100358056 gene encoding olfactory receptor 13C8 → MEMANDSTLTEFVLVGLSAHPRVQIVLFVVVLCMYLMILLGNGVLISVIIYDSHLHTPMYFFLCNLSFLDICYTSSSVPLILDSFLTIRKRVSFSGCMVQMFLSFAMGATECVLLGMMALDRYVAICFPLRYPAIMNKGAYVPMAAGSWVSGLADSVVQTSLAMQLPFCANNAINHFVCEILAILKLACADISINVISMAGSNLIVLVIPVLVIFISYIFIVATILRIPTTEGKHKAFSTCSAHLTVVVIFYGTIFFMYAKPESKTSVGMDNKDIIEALISLFYGVLIPMLNPLIYSLRNKDVKAAVKNMLDRK, encoded by the coding sequence atggaaatggCCAATGATTCCACGTTGACAGAATTTGTCCTGGTGGGGCTTTCTGCCCACCCAAGGgtgcagatagttttgtttgtgGTTGTTTTATGTATGTACCTGATGATCCTACTTGGAAATGGAGTCCTTATCTCAGTAATCATCTATGATTCTCACCTACACACCCCCAtgtatttcttcctctgtaaTCTTTCTTTTCTGGACATTTGCTACACAAGCTCTTCTGTCCCACTCATTCTTGACAGCTTTCTGACAATTAGAAAAAGGGTTTCCTTCTCTGGATGCATGGTGCAAATGTTTCTCTCCTTTGCAATGGGGGCCACAGAGTGTGTGCTTCTTGGCATGATGGCACTTGACCGCTATGTAGCCATTTGTTTCCCACTGAGGTACCCAGCCATCATGAACAAGGGTGCCTATGTGCCCATGGCAGCTGGATCCTGGGTCTCTGGGCTTGCTGACTCAGTGGTACAGACATCTCTTGCAATGCAACTACCATTCTGTGCTAATAATGCCATTAACCATTTTGTCTGTGAAATCCTTGCTATTCTGAAACTGGCTTGTGCTGATATTTCAATCAATGTGATCAGCATGGCAGGGTCAAACCTCATTGTCTTGGTTATTCCAGTGCTAGTAATTTTCATCTCTTACATTTTTATTGTTGCCACCATCCTGAGGATCCCTACCACTGAAGGAAAACATAAGGCTTTCTCTACTTGCTCTGCCCACCTGACGGTGGTGGTTATATTCTATGGAACCATCTTCTTCATGTATGCAAAGCCTGAGTCTAAGACCTCTGTTGGTATGGATAATAAAGACATCATTGAGGCCCTCATCTCCCTCTTCTACGGAGTGCTGATTCCCATGCTCAATCCTCTCATCTACAGTTTGCGGAACAAGGATGTAAAGGCTGCTGTGAAGAACATGTTGGACAGAAAATAA